In Bacillus kexueae, the following proteins share a genomic window:
- a CDS encoding DUF1189 domain-containing protein has product MNIFQQTIKSLYAPKTIATFRFQKVGKTILFIFLLSFISFLPSAFYMGTGVHNGLNALTNVTSSLPPFSIENGSLQSENEMLIEQNIDGFILLFDPSGTLSDEDVEVYHNAIGFLNDGLTIVLDGMAQTIDYSIIEGTMTKEDIAEFIKQVNELKLIILSVLFFLLYFTASFAKYIEITILALIGILFKNKLNKRLNFKQIFTLSAYAVTLSTVFFALMDTLQTTVPLQFSISWFIHLTILFLTFKEIPSPKIPNE; this is encoded by the coding sequence ATGAATATTTTTCAACAGACGATAAAAAGTTTATACGCTCCAAAAACAATTGCTACGTTTCGCTTTCAAAAAGTAGGAAAGACAATCCTTTTTATTTTTCTTCTTTCCTTTATTAGCTTCTTACCAAGCGCCTTTTATATGGGAACGGGGGTACATAATGGGTTAAATGCTTTAACGAATGTAACTTCGTCTTTACCGCCATTTTCAATAGAAAACGGCTCTTTGCAATCGGAAAACGAAATGCTTATTGAGCAGAACATAGATGGATTTATCTTACTCTTTGACCCTTCTGGCACCTTATCCGATGAAGATGTAGAAGTATATCATAACGCAATCGGGTTTTTAAATGATGGATTGACGATTGTTTTAGACGGTATGGCACAGACGATAGATTATTCAATCATAGAAGGAACTATGACAAAAGAGGATATTGCCGAATTCATTAAACAAGTAAATGAGTTAAAACTGATCATCTTAAGTGTCCTGTTTTTTTTACTTTATTTCACGGCTTCATTTGCCAAATATATAGAGATTACCATTCTTGCACTCATTGGAATTTTGTTCAAAAATAAACTGAACAAACGATTGAATTTCAAGCAAATTTTCACTTTGTCTGCATACGCTGTTACGCTAAGCACTGTATTTTTTGCTTTGATGGACACTTTACAAACGACTGTACCTCTTCAGTTTTCTATTAGCTGGTTTATTCACTTAAC